In Festucalex cinctus isolate MCC-2025b chromosome 1, RoL_Fcin_1.0, whole genome shotgun sequence, the sequence GTCCTGTTGTGCTTGTGGCTGCTCCAGGAAGGGGCAGATGCATGCAGATGTGCACCAAGGCATCCACAACAGGTGTTTTGCCAAGCAGATGTTGGTAAGTTCAGCAGGACTCCATGTTAAGTGGTCATGACCTTTGCTGTATCATAGATTCGCAGTAGTTAATTGTTTGcattatttgattattatttttttaaatttactaaaAGGCGTGTGCAACACATTGACATTACCTCTCATATGCAAATGTACTTATGTTTTATTTGTGAGAATCTAATTCTTCTAAATTGTCTGTGTGAAGTGACCATTTTAAGGAGAGGCAAAAGCACAGGTTTTGCTGCATATAATCAAGACTTTTACTACGCTAAGGTGGTGCCTCTTCAGCTCATGTTACTTTTATTTGCAATGAATGACTAAGatggctttattttattttattcattcgtCAATTTCCCATCTACTTTCTGGGAAACATGACTTGATAGAGGCTTTTTATGTGAAATATTAGTCTTCAAGTAAGGGGAGAGATCTATTGCAATACAATGTCTTTCATTCATTCTGGCCTCAAAActgtataaatatttttctaGTCATCAGCGCAAAGGTTGTCAGAATGGTAGCTAGCGCACAAAGTGAAGTTGGCCTCAAAACCATTAAGTATGTCATCAAACAGACTAAGGTAAGATTTACTGCATCTATGCAAATTGGACATGAAAcgatctttttatttattgaatctcCCCCTCCCCCAGATGTTCAAGGGCccaaaaaagaactttgatgCCATCTACACTGCATCCAGTTCTGCTGCGTGTGGTGTTACGCTGACAACTGGCATTAAATATCTACTTATGGGTATTTTAACATATATAtcacaaataaaaatctgttcCATAGGCAACAAACTGCCTTTCATAGCAAAAtcaatgtttgtatttaaaaaaaaaaagaacacctgTTTCACATATGTAAACAAGGCTAATTGGTTGGACTTTGTTTTGACAAATGGACTGAAATCACGAGTTTTGTAAATCAAATTTACTTTCCTGCAATCCTATGGAACATTTCAACATACCAATACTGTCACATTTTCCTTGCCCCCTCATGTTGTTTTCTACTGTTCCAGCTGGACTGCACTCCGACGGCTCATTGCACATCACATCATGCGACTTCCTTAAGCCGTGGGACGACTTGAGTGCCTCGCAAAAGAAACTGTTGAAGTGCTATGAAATGGGCTGCAATTGCAAGGTAGCAACATAATTAGTCTTTATGGGCTTATCgttcagctcacctgttttctgagtttgttcACAATGTGAGCCCGAAGGCGCTCATTTCGTTGACAGGATAAGATGGCAGTACCCTGAAATGGCTGGAGCAATCTACCCAATTTGTATTCAATAAATGCAgtgttaatcagaataccatatttagacggGCAGGGCTTTGAGTTCCCCTTGAACAGACGCATGGATGAGCGCAATGTATGGTTAACATGCTCACTAAATCCCTCTAACTCTAACCTGCAGATCACACGATGCACCGACCCCACATGTACCATGAGCAGCCCGACGGGGTGCTATTGGACCGACATTCAGATGGAGAAGTTGTACCAGCACTATGCTTGCTTCAAGAAGGGAAACGGCTCTTGTGCCTGGTACAGGGGTGACGCCTCACCCAAGAAGCATGATTCCATCAAAGTCAAAGGCCATtaattccaaataaaataaaaataatgcactGGCTGTGTGTTGTGGATTTGGTGGGGGGGACTGACTTGACTGTTTATGACTGGAAGTTGGATAGTTGAAACCCAGTTCAAGTTGCCCATCACAAATGTTAACGCTGTAGAATGCGGCAGCAAATATTAGTAGCTAGCTGCTAATCGAGTGCCCCATGTAGGTTGACAGGCTCCATCTGACTTCTTTTCAAAAAGTTTAATAAGCAAAAATGACTACAAATTTTGATGCACAGTTGCTGTTAATCACCATTCAACCAGGCTTTCTCAGATTTACTGTTCTAGCCAGCAAAATTGCTGCTTTGGTTCTGACGTGACTTGTCTCATAGCCCAAAATCTTGCTGTTTCTCAAACTAGTTTGCTGCTTTTGCACGGTTAAAATTTAGGAAGCAAAAACTGCTTCATAATTTTCAGTATGCAGGGGCTAATAAGCAAACCTAACAGACGAATGGACTCTACAATTCTGTTAAAGAAttactgtttccttgttgaatgttgaacagtgagAGGCGCTTCATGCATTTGTAGCTGGAAAAACGttcatgcttttttccccttcaacatGAACGAAGATGAAATTTTCAGTCATGGCCATGAtttgttaaaacaaacgtgtacaatgtCGCATTGTCCAattagctcgaattattgtacagaatgtcccgcctttcccaagcaaattaccatggagaggtaccagattgatattgcggagacctcacttgagtgaagcgcaatttatatctggctattgccaggttatgaGAGATGGGCCCATATCAATGACCAATAAATGGCACTGCTTTCAACATTTAcggatcacctgttttctgggcttGGTCACATGACATTTGCAATGCAAGCCTGAGGGTAGCTTTGTGACAATTTCAGTCAAAAGCAGAGTGTGGTACTTGCCAAAATGGcagccacctgagatggatgaaaatggaaTGGAATGAATTTTTataccacaaatgcaatattaatgaaATAGCATACTTAACGTTTACCATATACCACATTCTTACGAATAAGCTTTAGGCTAGCCCTGGGAAACCACATTGCACTTTTAAGACGACTGATGCACTCTTTAATACGGTAGCCTGACAGCAACTACCAGAATGCTTTTGATATAGTGACGTGCTGATAAATGTAATATTGCAATCAAGAGACTTGTGACAACCTACCCATAATATTGGGAACCCCGCACTAACTGTTCAATAACACAACTGGAAATCCTCTCCATATATGTCGGAAGTCACAAATCTTCATAATCTAATTTACCACCCGGGTGTCAGCAATTAAGTTCTTTCTTTCAATTGCTTTttaatattcattcattcatatttaacTTGGCAGTGCGGAAAGTCATCAGCGTGTGCAGGTGGTGACGTCACTTAAATTGTGGGCGGATTCTGCAGCCATAAAAAGGCCCTGGCGAAGGAGGAGTCAGCATAGCTAACCAGTCCTTTGTACAGAGCACAGCTCCCCTTCCAAACAACGCAAACCTTCACTTTTTGCtctgttttttcccccacattgtttgcttaattcattatttttcctttgTTGGCGTGAAGTGCAACAATGAGCTGGCTGGGAAAGAGCTTCGTGCTGCCCCTGATGCTGCTGTGCTTGTGGCGGCTACAGCAAGATGCACATGCTTGCAGCTGTTTTGCGAAGCATCCGCAGCAGGCCTTTTGCCAATCAGACGTTGGTAAGTTGAATGGGACTCCACATTCATTCCTACATTCCTTGGGGCTTCATGTGGCAAGTTTAATGCTtctgaaattttcattttattagcaAGTGTAGTCTTTTGTTTCTTTCCCTAATGACATTAATTCAGACCATATcgtcttgttttttattttattttttttgtccattttttatcTTAATTCCCAGTTTTCTTTCAGATAATTACgtttaaaaaggcttttcatgttaatttttaataagaactgtttaaaaaaaaaaaaaaatcaaatccagTGATGATGCTTCTCTAAGAAAATGACTGCAGGTGTTGCTAATGACATTAATTAAGGCCCTTGACATTTATGACTCCATTTCTGTTCTAGTTTGTGACAAAATGGCTTATGAAGTAACTTGAAATCCTTTGAGGattaagacctttttttttttctttttttttttctttttttctttttttttaattaataaataaacgcTAGCTAAGGGTTTTTTTCAAGGATAATTTTAGGTGATACCATTTTTGGTCAATTCCCAATCTAATTTGTACTGCAATGCTTGGCTACAGAATCACTTAAGTCATGTagtattctttattttttatttaaataaaatgtatgatttatctattttttttaataaaatgttaatgtattttttttgtctttctagcTATCAAGGTGAAGGTGGTTAGGAAGTCCCGCTGTACCTCACATCATATTACGTATGAGATCAAACAGCTTGAGGTAAGACTCATAAGTTCTGCATGCAAATTCAAGTCTAACTTATTTCTTTTTCAGATGTTCAAGGGCCCTAACAAGGATTTTGAATCAATCTACACTGCACCTAACTTTGCAGCATGTGGCGTTAATCTGGTCAATGGCACGGAATATCTCGTCATAGGTGTGTATTTGTTGCTTCTGTTTATTTGCGCTACAGTGACGACGTTAACCCATGTGTGGTGGCAGCGCAAAGGGAAGCCCGCAAGCTTGCTATGTGCACTGTACTTTGTGCTCTTCATGGTTCCACACTACACTTAAGGGACCGTGAACTGTATATCAAAGATGGCAGCAGATGTTCACATTGAGGTGGTAGCTGGATTTTAGTGTTGCCTGTTTTTCAGTGCACTGAGCTGACACCGCGTTGGAAACCTGAAATGTATTTCATGAGCTCTGAGCCTCATTTTGTATATGTAGCACCAAATATGGGCAAGCTGGTTTTGGACACTGGGTGCAATGTGTAAACCTTTTTTATGCACATCTTTTGTAACCTCCTTTCCTGCCTATGACAGTTTTACATTTGACCAACTAAGTGTCCCCTAATTACCTCGTCCTGTCATCTTCCGCACTCCAGGCAAACAGGATTCCAACAATTCGCTGTATGTCACTTTGTGTGACTTCTTTCAGCCGTGGGCGGACTTGACCTCCATGCAAAAGAAAGGTCTACTTAAGCATTATCAAATGGGCTGCGATTGCAAGGTAGGAGAGCCAAGCATGAATTTATTCATGCTGTTCTGTAGTGGCCACTAGGCAGCATGTTTTTAGAAACGTGTTCTGCTGGGGCCGTTTGAACTTTTGCTAACCAAAATAGCAGCACTTGACGCAAGCAAACTCTCAATTAAGTGTGATGTATTGCATGTTGTGACGCGAGTTCCTTGTCTAGTATTGATTTTTGGAGAGAGGCTAATAATGATTAGCTTTGGATTAGtcacgttaaaatgtttgttaaatTGCTGTCCTGTCACCTGCAGATCACACGTTGCAACTCCGTCCCGTGCGGCAGCAGCCCGGCCGAGTGCTTGTGGGCAGACTATTTGATGGAGAAGGTGTACAAACACTTTGCTTGCCTTGAGAGAAGCGACGGTGCTTGTGCCTGGTACAGAGGGGGCTCCTAAcctgatgaaaaataaaaatcaatgccGTGTGTATTATATGGTGTCAATTCTGCACTTTGTTACACTTTGTGCTAAAGGAATATTGGCCATAACATGTTAGCTGGCATCCTAGCTTGTCAGGAAAATGAAGTTTTCAGTTTCCACTAACTTAAACAAATGCAGTGTTGTAATTTAGTTGACTCTTTTTGAATAACCTGTTGGTGTTAATCCACTCTTGGActacaaaacatgttttaagtTCAATACTGCATCCGAACCGTTAACACAAGGCTTTCAATGTCGGCAATTAAggtgtattattttttgtgagTGGTAGGGCCTACAGAAACTGCAAAGATGTTTGGTTGGGAGTTTAATATTCATGGATTAAATTAAggtccactgtatttaacattgAGCAGGGCTCATTTTAGTTAGGAGCTGTAACTAATATTTGATTTctgtaatttccggactatagagCACaactgattataagccgcacccagtagATTTCTAAAGGCAAAAGCGTTTtgtacataagccgcacctgactataagcctgGACCCGGCAGCATGGGTGGGCATTAGGGGGCCGGGCCCGCCCTGGGTTTGAAGCTGTTTTGTGAGGACTCGCCAATCTGTCCTCCCTATCAGTCATGTCAATGGGGTATattccacggaagaggcgggacttatGACTTACGGgattttgcacatgagtttggttccggtccgggttgcgaacgcacaaccgaggggcacaaagtcgccTGCAGAAATGGCGTTGGGCTTCGTTGCTAATGAacttgagttgaataaatgcacacAGAACTACACCATTGATTTCtgattgtcttttagatttcatgaTGAACTGTCGCTTTTACGTGACAAATATTTCTGAGCGCTTTTCGCATTGCCACAATGCCACTGTTCAGCCTGAAGAACATTAGATTGAGGGTGaagaagtgtgcccccccccaaaaaaaaaaatcaaaagcctCTCTGTACTTTCTTTCTGCAGCCGTGTCtgtataagccgcatgtgcccacattgaaacatgagatatttacaaagaaagacggtacacaaagagttttcaaagttttaataatataccttaacttttctttccaaacagtgcctgtgacgcggcagtaacacagcagcaatacggtagtaactaacagggctggttaaaaataacataccggtaaaatTTACTGAGACTGAGACTTGTGTTTTCCATGATGCGGGTCTGTTCATggtaattttattcatgcacaaaacgcaaagttacattaaacttgcttCCTTGACatatatattccacctgtctcactcttaccttgTCTGCTTGAGCACCCCTGGCGGCTGTTcgaaaaaaatgcatacattagccgcatcattgtataagccgcagggttgaaagcgtgtgacaaaagtCGCGGTTTATGGTCTTGAAATTATGGTAATCTGTTATATTGATTGGCTATGAGTTAGAGAAAATTGATTTCATTCATGTAttcaaaaacatgacatttaaaattgaaagtaaataaaatgcacaaattgATTCAGTTTCTGGTTTGGTCTGTTACATGTCAGAAAtttggcaattatttttttttcaaaagtaaaaGCAAAGATAAGTGTCCACTTCGATGGAGTACTACAGAAATTTGATCTCTATTGAAAAGCTGAAATTCTGACCATTATGCCagctttaaatttaaaaaagtgaaGTACTTCATTGatgatcaaaaataaattaatttgctAACAGATGAGTTGTCAGTTGTTGCACCTCgactttttcattttgtacAAGTTTAATAGTGTTGCTTAATTGATTTTAGTTCTTCAGTAATTTTAGTTCAATTTCAGTTTAATccattaaaggcccagtctgccgttttccctcaggaaaaggcactttttaaatacaggatttaaacaaactacttatcaatttacagctctgggcttctcttaatgtctggtggtgattttgtcctaaaatgCCTTTTGGTGGCtgtgtggttgttttttgttttgtgaagaACATTTATGAATTTCATGTTCATATCTGGTTTGCAatcgcaagtcaaagcaaaaaattgACAGCTCAATTAAAAGTCCAAGCTCATGGCACCatgtgtcatttaaaaaaatatgtttcagcCAGTAGTTGCATTGCGTACATACAGTATACGGGCTCAACATCAGAATAGCCCCGCCTTTGATCCCAGAAAATCCTTGAATTTGATTAtcgaaaaatgaaaacacaacacATGAATGCCATTTGTTTATTGGTGGTTCAGATGTACTCTGGCCTCACGACAAACTGGTACACGTACTTTTCACCGGGGCACGGGTATGCCGGAACTTTGGTACCATTGACGGCAACGTATGCCATGTCATTTTTGAACTTCTGAACCTGACACACGTACTTATCCTGACACATCACGATGAGCTGGTTATGGTAGACGATGTCGTCCTGATGGATGAAGTTTTGGCGTAGCAGCGCAGCAGCGGGGACCGACTCACAAATCTGACCTCGGGCAGAACACTCACTTTGGGTCTCGAAGACAATCGCCTCCCAATGCAAGAGGCTGTCCTTATTAAACAGCATGCTTCCGTGACGACGTGTGCTGAAggttttggataacgtttgttGGATATGACCGACATAGACATTGTAGTACGGATTTCCGCCTCTGTGTGAATTTCCATAACCCTCTGCAGTTGCCTTTCTTGTAGCGTTAATCACCACGCTCCACAGCTCGGCggtgtacatcctgggctggtATTGGTCATCTCGGCTGAATTTTGGGTGAGAGGCAAATTCGTTGAAGAGCTGCATGTTAAACTGCAACGCTTTCAACATCTTCTCCTGATACACATTCTTATGAATGCCATAAAGGGAGGAGTTGGCCTCCAGCTCGTACAGCTTCTCTGCAGGGATCATGGGGAAGCGGACACGGTTAAGTAGCTCAGCCTGGGCTTCCGACGTGGACCTGTTGCCCGTCTCCTCTATCAGGCTCTCCACGGTCTGAAGCACAAAATATTCATCTGGCACCACCAGATCCGAACGGGACAGGAGCACTCCAAGGACTTCCCAGGAGAGGCTGAGCCAAGCCGGGGACTGAGTAAACTTGTGGAAATTCCAGGCCAGATATTGCATGCAGTTCTCCCGCAGGATGTGATCTCCATTTTGTGTGGCATACTGAAGAAGCAACAACGGGGTTTGAAAGGAAGAATCATCTGGGAGGATTTGGGTGAACAGGCGACCAATGTCCTCCCTCAGTTGCTTCAGCTCAAATTGGGACGCCATGTGGTGGAGGCACTGCGCCGAGAAAGCGCTCACGTCCATTTTGCGGGTGTAGAGGTATCttcaagaaattaaaaaaaaaaaaaacaacattcagttTTTGGGAACAAACCCATTACCACTTTTGCTTCAAGATAggttacagtggtgccttgagatacaagttgaaTTTATTCTGTTCATTGAATGAGGACACACACACTTAccaaaaagaagtatatttaaGTATACTTGAGTTgaagaaggtgtctctgtgtggcgggattgatcctaattacgtcctgaccaagggtgattttttttttgacggagaaagcttgctggccaaatttgacatctctggacatcttt encodes:
- the LOC144022829 gene encoding metalloproteinase inhibitor 2-like codes for the protein MVTYSCCPQQTMMKVFIVPLVLLCLWLLQEGADACRCAPRHPQQVFCQADVVISAKVVRMVASAQSEVGLKTIKYVIKQTKMFKGPKKNFDAIYTASSSAACGVTLTTGIKYLLMAGLHSDGSLHITSCDFLKPWDDLSASQKKLLKCYEMGCNCKITRCTDPTCTMSSPTGCYWTDIQMEKLYQHYACFKKGNGSCAWYRGDASPKKHDSIKVKGH
- the LOC144022837 gene encoding metalloproteinase inhibitor 2-like; protein product: MSWLGKSFVLPLMLLCLWRLQQDAHACSCFAKHPQQAFCQSDVAIKVKVVRKSRCTSHHITYEIKQLEMFKGPNKDFESIYTAPNFAACGVNLVNGTEYLVIGKQDSNNSLYVTLCDFFQPWADLTSMQKKGLLKHYQMGCDCKITRCNSVPCGSSPAECLWADYLMEKVYKHFACLERSDGACAWYRGGS
- the LOC144022774 gene encoding galectin-3-binding protein A-like isoform X4, with the translated sequence MLPRRNFLTLRILLLFSISASAFNFEFFKQTPVAREGVVRLSGSGSSWEGRVEIYHDGQWGTVCDDGWDMAEAQVVCRQLNFPGARSVVIGKNYEQASGPIWLDEVKCDGTEMSLFACNMENWGVTDCTHKEDVGVICQPPNTNGTIWNFPHSLDHSISLSDDLGSLFDSRTGCNFLIVVQSSTGNEDDDKALVSTICVHEAILSQFPHFNMSEGVTVNVSLACQPYVNSFVRYLYTRKMDVSAFSAQCLHHMASQFELKQLREDIGRLFTQILPDDSSFQTPLLLLQYATQNGDHILRENCMQYLAWNFHKFTQSPAWLSLSWEVLGVLLSRSDLVVPDEYFVLQTVESLIEETGNRSTSEAQAELLNRVRFPMIPAEKLYELEANSSLYGIHKNVYQEKMLKALQFNMQLFNEFASHPKFSRDDQYQPRMYTAELWSVVINATRKATAEGYGNSHRGGNPYYNVYVGHIQQTLSKTFSTRRHGSMLFNKDSLLHWEAIVFETQSECSARGQICESVPAAALLRQNFIHQDDIVYHNQLIVMCQDKYVCQVQKFKNDMAYVAVNGTKVPAYPCPGEKYVYQFVVRPEYI
- the LOC144022774 gene encoding galectin-3-binding protein A-like isoform X3, encoding MLPRRNFLTLRILLLFSISASAFNFEFFKQTPVAREGVVRLSGSGSSWEGRVEIYHDGQWGTVCDDGWDMAEAQVVCRQLNFPGARSVVIGKNYEQAASGPIWLDEVKCDGTEMSLFACNMENWGVTDCTHKEDVGVICQPPNTNGTIWNFPHSLDHSISLSDDLGSLFDSRTGCNFLIVVQSSTGNEDDDKALVSTICVHEAILSQFPHFNMSEGVTVNVSLACQPYVNSFVRYLYTRKMDVSAFSAQCLHHMASQFELKQLREDIGRLFTQILPDDSSFQTPLLLLQYATQNGDHILRENCMQYLAWNFHKFTQSPAWLSLSWEVLGVLLSRSDLVVPDEYFVLQTVESLIEETGNRSTSEAQAELLNRVRFPMIPAEKLYELEANSSLYGIHKNVYQEKMLKALQFNMQLFNEFASHPKFSRDDQYQPRMYTAELWSVVINATRKATAEGYGNSHRGGNPYYNVYVGHIQQTLSKTFSTRRHGSMLFNKDSLLHWEAIVFETQSECSARGQICESVPAAALLRQNFIHQDDIVYHNQLIVMCQDKYVCQVQKFKNDMAYVAVNGTKVPAYPCPGEKYVYQFVVRPEYI